From a region of the Rhinatrema bivittatum chromosome 15, aRhiBiv1.1, whole genome shotgun sequence genome:
- the KLHDC7A gene encoding kelch domain-containing protein 7A: MLHSLGKSWDWQSDMQLAGKLALSAAALLLLTLAYRFYKSRTPTLPQKSGITGEDLGELLEACPAQATPKQDTTDTITSLRYRQITSNGVRQRGNKTDNHTGGHLSGTITRETLGPRNKVYEGDPYLLSKEEEYKTGEAACKRPTNENQTREERQAERIPTKLELVNTATEWFNGQGMHTVGAEENLVNRNSLENRTNNNLDSYNNLQARILEQGNQQGEESNWNLSSKHAEPSPTCSICPKQTASAIKPEISAIDDNRHNPEGEEAIESLILIHDQQDMDRLQTIHARSGIDLEINQTHEKSDGLHVFSSIAEIQVEENYVNEKQPEDDNLTHTLLPGGLKTKVYNYYVSSTSESLSKERSNRFSPSNLCSSLTPSKELLDSESGFNLSQELRKEEDFKEFATAKALTSNVPSHGVYESSKSEALDGMPKRQGSSEALQKQESHRTESVIKSKDNTELQVKTQDFSTFTLDGTNSLSSINTTIQPLYSTQTGSNMKPSLEVTIDKNFFQENMSPDLAMVSQLDLGNCYDMLCTAKKYKLYNLQEAAYKVMSNNYLQILKNSSIYRHLNATERELILERRMKGRKYVTVADVDPQDYNLSASQNSSKLCFYDDENDSWHMLSYIPVEAITRGCAMGTMFNYLFVAAGCEGQDRQNKPSNRVFCYNPLTDNWSEISPLNQARPHCKLVALDGYLYAIGGECLYTVERYDPRQDRWTFTAPMPNDTFVVAHTATACDDEIYVTGGTLRYMMIKYNYKEDSWKINLISGSKDRTTEMVSVNSFIYRFDLNRSMGISVYRCNTRARLWYECAINRIPYPASFQCAVINNKIYCISRQFTLRFLADEVSPMFLDENLKVFPSPKGALFPFVLILPDRDSV; the protein is encoded by the coding sequence ATGCTACATTCCTTGGGAAAGAGCTGGGACTGGCAGTCAGACATGCAGCTAGCTGGAAAGCTGGCTCTCTCTGCAGCTGCTCTGCTCTTGCTGACTTTAGCTTATAGATTCTATAAGTCCCGAACACCTACTCTTCCTCAGAAAAGTGGGATCACAGGAGAGGATCTCGGAGAATTATTGGAAGCATGCCCAGCCCAAGCTACACCCAAACAAGATACTACAGATACAATAACTAGTCTGAGGTACAGACAGATAACCAGCAATGGGGTGAGGCAACGCGGCAACAAGACTGATAATCATACTGGTGGCCACCTCAGTGGAACTATCACCAGGGAGACATTGGGACCACGCAATAAAGTCTACGAGGGAGATCCATATCTACTGAGTAAGGAGGAGGAATATAAAACTGGTGAAGCAGCTTGCAAACGTCCGACAAATGAAAATCAAACCAGAGAGGAAAGGCAAGCAGAAAGAATTCCCACCAAACTGGAGTTAGTGAATACAGCTACTGAATGGTTTAATGGACAAGGCATGCACACAGTAGGGGCTGAAGAAAATCTTGTGAATCGAAACAGCTTGGaaaatagaactaacaataatcTGGACAGTTACAATAATTTACAAGCAAGGATCTTGGAGCAAGGTAATCAGCAAGGAGAAGAATCAAACTGGAATTTGTCCTCTAAGCATGCTGAACCAAGTCCTACGTGCAGCATTTGCCCTAAACAAACTGCAAGTGCCATCAAACCTGAAATCAGTGCTATAGATGACAACAGACACAACCCAGAAGGGGAAGAAGCGATTGAGAGTTTGATTCTAATACATGATCAGCAGGACATGGACAGGTTACAGACTATTCATGCTAGGTCTGGAATTGATTTGGAGATAAACCAAACCCATGAGAAATCTGATGGATTACATGTGTTTTCTTCTATTGCGGAGATACAAGTAGAGGAAAATTATGTAAATGAGAAGCAGCCAGAAGATGACAATTTAACCCACACATTATTACCTGGTGGTCTGAAAACCAAAGTCTACAATTATTATGTATCATCTACCTCAGAATCTCTATCAAAAGAAAGATCAAATCGCTTTAGTCCTTCCAACCTCTGCTCATCACTCACTCCTTCCAAGGAGTTGTTGGATTCTGAATCTGGGTTCAATCTGTCCCAAGAATTAAGGAAAGAAGAAGATTTTAAGGAATTTGCTACTGCAAAAGCTCTCACCAGCAATGTTCCATCTCATGGAGTTTATGAAAGCTCAAAGTCTGAAGCCCTAGATGGGATGCCGAAGAGACAGGGTTCCTCTGAGGCTCTCCAAAAGCAGGAATCCCATAGAACAGAGAGCGTCATAAAATCAAAGGACAACACAGAACTTCAGGTAAAGACGCAGGACTTTAGCACTTTCACGTTGGATGGCACTAATTCATTAAGTTCCATCAATACAACAATACAACCTTTATATTCTACCCAAACTGGTTCCAACATGAAGCCCAGCCTTGAGGTGACTATTGACAAAAACTTTTTCCAGGAAAATATGAGTCCTGATTTGGCCATGGTCAGCCAGCTTGATTTGGGGAACTGCTATGATATGCTATGTACAGCCAAGAAGTACAAACTTTACAATCTCCAAGAAGCAGCTTACAAAGTCATGAGCAACAACTATCTGCAAATTCTAAAGAACTCATCCATCTATAGACATCTTAATGCTACAGAAAGAGAGCTAATTCTAGAGAGGAGGATGAAGGGAAGGAAGTATGTAACTGTTGCTGATGTTGACCCACAAGATTACAATCTATCTGCTTCCCAAAACTCCAGCAAACTCTGTTTCTACGATGATGAAAATGACTCTTGGCATATGCTCTCATACATTCCAGTGGAGGCCATTACTAGGGGATGTGCTATGGGTACCATGTTCAACTACCTCTTTGTAGCTGCTGGCTGTGAAGGTCAAGATAGACAGAATAAACCTTCAAATCGAGTTTTTTGTTACAATCCTCTGACTGATAATTGGAGTGAAATTAGCCCACTGAATCAAGCCAGACCACATTGTAAACTTGTAGCCCTGGATGGGTATCTCTATGCCATTGGTGGTGAATGCCTATATACTGTGGAAAGATATGACCCACGCCAAGATCGCTGGACATTTACTGCCCCTATGCCAAATGACACCTTTGTTGTAGCCCATACAGCTACAGCATGTGATGACGAGATTTATGTGACTGGAGGGACTTTAAGGTACATGATGATAAAGTACAATTACAAAGAAGACTCTTGGAAAATCAATCTCATCAGTGGCAGCAAGGATCGAACCACTGAGATGGTGTCAGTCAATTCGTTCATTTACCGGTTTGATCTGAACCGTAGCATGGGCATTAGTGTCTATCGCTGCAATACCAGGGCTAGACTCTGGTACGAATGTGCTATCAACCGAATACCTTACCCAGCATCCTTCCAATGTGCTGTCATCAATAACAAGATCTACTGCATCAGTCGGCAGTTTACTCTCAGATTTCTGGCTGATGAAGTGTCACCAATGTTTCTGGATGAGAACTTGAAGGTCTTCCCTTCTCCAAAGGGTGCCCTTTTtccatttgttctcatacttccAGACAGAGACTCGGTATGA